In Desulfovibrio sp. 86, the following proteins share a genomic window:
- a CDS encoding methyl-accepting chemotaxis protein — protein sequence MPLHQKLWGLGLLALAVATGIAWAAGLMTGAATAPLWGAAVGGLGVLLVMGLGARLIYGGVFRALTLRLRDGCEPGPSGRSSCSASSTAPADLKDLYAAAEELAGKACHASGVLHGILSGMPLAYLLVDVNERATHTNQECLDMLEIDGPVGACLGKTLAELFYNDPGRETAVGKSIRQGQNFRNLSVTITGHKGRRIDVLANVFPVYDEHQTCLGGLCLYVDMTALKKAEQVITEKNQRMEAAALELERAVQELAAIAEGLVAGIGRSNNDTTRASRLLSEVATAMNEMTATVREVAQNAANASTASTQTRDKAHEGAAVVRNATQSIEEVHEVSMALKSDMVLLNNHARAISEIMNVISDIADQTNLLALNAAIEAARAGDAGRGFAVVADEVRKLAEKTVISTNDVGNAINAIQQSTSKSMASMDNAVTHVEQATGFASESGQALETIVGTVEDTTGRISAIAAASEEQSATSEEINRSIVEANDVMAGTARSMEEVRQETDKLVALTQRLADLTGRLKE from the coding sequence ATGCCGCTGCATCAGAAACTCTGGGGCCTGGGCCTGTTGGCCCTGGCCGTAGCCACAGGAATTGCCTGGGCTGCGGGCCTTATGACCGGCGCGGCGACAGCCCCCCTGTGGGGAGCCGCAGTTGGCGGGCTTGGCGTACTGCTTGTTATGGGGTTGGGGGCGCGGCTGATTTACGGCGGGGTGTTCAGGGCTTTGACCCTGCGCCTGCGGGATGGCTGCGAACCGGGGCCGTCGGGCCGGTCTTCATGCAGCGCTTCGTCAACGGCCCCTGCCGATCTGAAGGATCTGTACGCGGCGGCCGAGGAGCTTGCCGGCAAGGCATGTCACGCCAGTGGCGTGCTGCACGGCATACTCAGCGGCATGCCCCTGGCCTATCTGCTGGTGGATGTTAACGAGCGCGCAACCCACACCAACCAGGAATGCCTGGATATGCTTGAGATCGACGGGCCGGTGGGAGCCTGTCTGGGCAAGACCCTGGCCGAGCTTTTTTACAATGATCCCGGTCGTGAGACAGCCGTTGGCAAGAGCATCCGCCAGGGCCAGAATTTTCGCAATCTTTCCGTAACGATAACAGGGCACAAAGGCAGGCGCATCGACGTGCTGGCCAACGTGTTTCCCGTGTATGACGAGCATCAGACCTGCCTTGGCGGTCTGTGCCTTTATGTGGACATGACGGCCCTCAAAAAAGCCGAACAGGTCATCACCGAGAAGAACCAGCGCATGGAAGCGGCGGCGCTGGAGCTTGAAAGAGCCGTGCAGGAGCTTGCCGCCATTGCCGAAGGGCTGGTGGCTGGCATAGGCCGCTCGAACAATGACACGACCCGTGCTTCGCGCCTGCTGAGCGAGGTCGCCACGGCCATGAATGAAATGACCGCCACGGTGCGCGAGGTGGCGCAAAACGCTGCCAACGCTTCAACAGCCTCAACGCAGACGCGAGACAAGGCCCACGAGGGCGCTGCCGTGGTGCGCAACGCAACGCAGAGCATTGAAGAGGTGCATGAGGTTTCAATGGCGCTCAAGAGCGATATGGTTCTTTTGAACAACCATGCCAGGGCCATTTCAGAGATTATGAATGTTATTTCGGATATAGCGGACCAGACCAACCTGCTGGCCCTCAATGCCGCCATTGAGGCCGCCCGCGCTGGCGATGCCGGGCGCGGCTTTGCGGTGGTGGCGGATGAGGTGCGCAAACTTGCTGAAAAAACCGTGATTTCCACCAATGATGTGGGCAATGCCATCAATGCCATTCAGCAAAGCACCTCAAAGAGCATGGCCTCAATGGACAATGCCGTGACCCATGTTGAGCAGGCCACGGGTTTCGCCAGCGAGTCCGGCCAGGCGCTTGAGACCATTGTGGGCACGGTGGAAGACACCACTGGCAGAATCAGCGCCATTGCCGCAGCCAGCGAGGAGCAGTCCGCGACCAGCGAGGAGATCAACCGCTCCATTGTCGAGGCCAATGACGTCATGGCGGGCACTGCCAGATCAATGGAAGAGGTTCGGCAGGAGACGGACAAGCTGGTGGCGCTCACGCAGCGCCTGGCGGATCTGACCGGGCGGTTGAAAGAATAG
- the rimP gene encoding ribosome maturation factor RimP — protein sequence MTDQALRETVIRLAQPVVHSLGLLVWGVEIARAGRTLVRLFVDVPTAPQADEHQAAPGVSVVSSAAGISDGFAPSDHSPDESSDTPAPAAPTSATIEQCEEISRHLALALEVEDSIPDAYVLEVSTPGLSRLFFSLEQMTRYVGDVVEARLHTPVASTDPAAHGGPRRIWRGTLTAVEEEGFVLAPVAISPEGDVEDENHPPVFLPWSSVRRATRMYIFKPPQKPGKKPGNKPRGKAAPAGKGGQTAKKKAASDKKTGNIVADNDHTAS from the coding sequence ATGACTGATCAAGCCCTGAGAGAAACCGTCATACGTCTGGCCCAACCCGTGGTTCACTCCCTCGGACTCCTTGTCTGGGGGGTGGAGATAGCCCGCGCCGGGCGCACCCTTGTGCGGCTCTTTGTGGATGTGCCTACCGCGCCCCAGGCTGACGAACACCAGGCAGCCCCTGGCGTTTCGGTCGTTTCGTCCGCCGCTGGCATCAGCGACGGCTTCGCGCCCTCAGACCATAGCCCTGACGAATCTTCCGATACTCCCGCTCCAGCCGCCCCCACGTCAGCCACCATTGAGCAGTGCGAAGAAATTTCGCGCCATCTGGCGCTTGCGCTGGAAGTGGAAGACAGCATCCCCGACGCCTATGTGCTGGAAGTTTCCACGCCGGGCCTGAGCCGGTTGTTTTTCAGCCTTGAGCAGATGACCCGCTATGTGGGCGACGTGGTCGAGGCGCGCCTGCACACCCCTGTGGCCTCCACGGATCCGGCGGCCCACGGCGGCCCGCGCCGCATCTGGCGCGGCACGCTTACGGCGGTGGAAGAAGAGGGCTTTGTGCTTGCGCCCGTTGCCATCAGCCCCGAAGGCGACGTGGAGGACGAAAACCATCCTCCCGTTTTTCTTCCCTGGAGCTCCGTGCGCCGGGCCACCCGCATGTATATTTTCAAGCCGCCGCAAAAGCCGGGTAAAAAACCTGGCAATAAACCCCGGGGCAAAGCCGCCCCTGCGGGCAAGGGCGGCCAGACGGCCAAAAAAAAGGCCGCTTCAGACAAAAAGACGGGCAACATTGTTGCCGATAATGATCATACGGCCAGCTGA